One genomic window of Actinomycetota bacterium includes the following:
- a CDS encoding transcription elongation factor GreA, which produces EAAHTDIDVYSPTSPLGSAVLGQEVGAEISYETPNGKRLNIKIVSAEVYRG; this is translated from the coding sequence GAAGCAGCCCATACCGATATTGATGTCTACTCGCCTACCAGCCCACTGGGTTCAGCAGTGCTTGGTCAAGAGGTCGGCGCTGAGATTTCTTACGAGACGCCAAACGGTAAAAGGTTAAACATAAAGATTGTCAGCGCTGAAGTTTATCGAGGTTAG